DNA sequence from the Ruminococcus albus 7 = DSM 20455 genome:
TCATACTGTTACCCTGTAATGCCTGAAATATAGCCGAATGTTCACTGTCAACAGGATAGATCTTTACACCTTTTTCCTTAGCGGCATTAATTACAAGCTTACCGCCTGCAACAAGAGTCTCCTTATTTGCAAGGGCAATATCCGTACCGTGTTCTATAGCTGTAAGAGTAGGCACAAGACCAACCATACCCACCACGGAATTAAGCATTATATCAACGCCGTCAAGTGAAGCGATAGTCTTCAGACCTTCCATGCCCGTCAGCAAAGTGACGTTTCTGCCTGCCAGACAGCTTTTCAGTTGATCAAGCTTTTTTTCATCAAAAATACAAGCATACTCCGCACCGAATTTAACGACCTGTTCTGCCAGCAGCTTTGCATTTGAATGTGCTGCCAAGGCTTTTACCTTGATAGAGTGTTCCTCACATACTTCCAGCGCCTGAGTACCGATCGAACCTGTTGAACCTAATATACTGATAGTTTTCATAAATAAGACCTCTGTAAAAAACGTTCAAAAGGGGTAAGCCATTCAGACCTGCCCCTTGACCGTTATATATTTGTACCTACTATAAGCACGCCCTGTGAAGCAAGGTAGCAAATGAACGGAACTACCAGCAAAGCGCTGTCAAATCTGTCCATAACACCGCCGTGTCCCGGCATTATATTTCCGTAGTCCTTGATACCCGTCTGACGCTTTATCATAGATGCTGTAAGATCTCCTACCAACCCTATAATAGCTGATACCATACCTGCAGCAAAGACCACGATGTAATTTACCTTGAACCCGGGATTTACCAGATCAAAAACAAGACTGGTGATCACAAGTATAAGACCATTGGTTATAACACCGCCCACAAGACCTTCAAGGGTTTTGTTAGGGCTGATCTCAGGCCACGGATGATGTACTTCCCTGCCGGTTTTGTTAAAGAAAGTTCCGACGAAATACGCACCGCTGTCAGCAAGCCAAGCCGCCGCAAGGGATATAACCATCAGGTAGACCTGTGCTCTTCCTTTTGCGCCGTCTGCCACATTGAAAGGAATATCATCGTCCTGTGCCAGCTTTATAAGTGTTCCAAAAGCGTAGCTTATCAGTACAGTAGTACCCAGCATACCGAAAAAATCTGTAAACCCGAGAGTTTTATGATCCTTAAGATACAGTATGCACATAGTCAGTACAAAAATACCAAGATAGCACCTGTAACTGAAAAAATAAAGTGTATGCATCCTGAAAATAAAATAAGGTACTATCGCATCTATTGCCGCAAAAGCCATACAAGCGATATTCTGATACTTGTATTTATCATAACCGACAGCTTTGAACACTTCATAAACTGCCAGCACAGACAGCGCTCCCACAGCAAGATTTATCAAAAAAGTTGAATGCAATGCTACGAGGATGATGGCCGCGACCAGCGCCACCGCAGCAGAGATTATTCGTGTGGACATTAGTTAAATTCCTCCGAATCTTCTGTTTCTTTCGCAAAAATCAAGTATCGCTCTGTCGAAATCAGCATTTTTGAAATCAGGCCAGAGGATATTTGTATAATAGAATTCAGCATAAGCCGCCTGCCATATCATAAAGTTGGACAGCCGTTGCTCACCGCTGGGTCTTATCACAAGATCAAGCGGTGGGATCTCTTCGGTATAAAGGTTACGTTCTATCATATCCTCGGTTATATCTTGAGGATCAAGTTCACCTCGCTTGACCTGTTCAGCAAGCGTTTTAACACTGTGACAGATCTCATCCCTGCCGCCGTAGTTGATGGCAAGCACGAGTGTCATAGCGTCAAAATCCTTTGAAGTCTCCTCGGTATGACGCATTTTTGCCTGAAGTGATGGCTTCAGCTGCGACCTGTCGCCTATGAACCTTATACGGATATTCTCCTCGATAAAATCTTCAACCTCATCGAGGTATTTTTCAAAAAGATCCATTATCGCGTCCACTTCATCTTTCGGACGCTTCCAGTTCTCCGTAGAGAACGCATAGAACGTGATATAATCAATACCCACCGCTTTGGCGTGCTTGGTTATTGAACGGAAATTCTTAGCACCCTCACGATGCCCGAACTTTCTGGGCAGACCACGTTTTTTTGCCCATCTGCCGTTACCGTCCATGATGACCCCCACGTGTACGGGAGGTATGATATTATCACCTAAACAGCTTATTTTCCTAGCCATTAGTCACCTTAGATAGAGAGGATCTCTTTTTCCTTCTCAGCAACGTGACCGTCGATCTCCTTGATGAACTTATCAGTGATCTTCTGGATAGCTTCCTCGCCGTCCTTCTGCTCATCCTCGGTGATCTCGTTGTTCTTCTTCTTAGCCTTGATCTTTTCGATAGCGTCACGTCTGATAGAACGTACAGCTACCTTGGTATCCTCGCCGCCCTTCTTGACGTCCTTAACGATCTCCTTACGTCTGTCTTCTGTCAGCTGAGGGAATATCAGTCTGATAGTCTGACCATCATTCTGGGGATTGATACCGATATCGGAAGCCTGTATAGCCTTCTCGATAGACTTCAGAGTGCTCTTATCCCAGGGTGTGATAACAAGTATCCTTGCTTCTGCAACAGATACAGCAGCCATCTGATTGACGGGAGTAGGAGAACCATAGTAGTCAACCTTAACTTTATCAAGAACGGCAGGGTTAGCTCTGCCTGCTCTTATTGCTGCAAAATCAGAAAGCATAACGTTTACCGACTTCTCCATTTTCTCCTTAGCTTTATTCTTTATTTCCTGCATAACATATCTTCCTTTCGTTATTTATTCAGCTGATACCAGCGTGCCCACATTTTCACCCATGCAGGCATCGAATATATTGTCAGGTCTTGCAAGGTCAAAGACCAGTACGGGAATGTTATTATCCTTGCAAAGCGCTGCAGCGGTAGAATCCATTACCTGAAGACCCTTTTCGAGCACCTCACTGAATGTCAGTGTATCATACTTGACAGCGTCATCATACTTATGTGGATCCTTATCGTAAACGCCGTCTACCATAGTTGCCTTTAAGAATATATCAGCTTCTATCTCAGCAGCTCTCAGTGCAGCAGCTGTATCGGTAGAGAAGAAGGGGTTACCTGTTCCACAGCCGAATATACATACTCTGCCCTTTTCAAAGTGACGCATAGCCTTGTTCCTGATATAAGGCTCAGCCACCTGGGGCATAGAGATAGCAGTCTGAACTCTTACTTCCATACCGCAGTTTTCAAGACCGTCAGCAACAGCAAGTGCATTCATCGCAGTTGCCAGCATACCGATATGGTCAGCTCTTGTTCTGTCCATAGCACCGCTGGAACGTCCTCTCCAGAAGTTACCGCCGCCGACAACTATACCGACCTCAACGCCTGCATCAACGACCCTCTTTATGCTCTTGCCAAAGGTATTGATGATATCATAATCAAGACCCATCTTCTTATCACCGGCGAGAGCTTCACCGCTCAGCTTGAGTAGGATACGCTTATATTTAGCTCCCATAAATAACACTCCTTATCATTCATTTGCACAAAGTGCGCAATCACTCACAATAAAATTATACTATATTTTTCTCCTCTTGTAAAGGGTTTTTACAAATTTCTTAGAAAAAACTGCGGAGAAATTTCGCGTTTCTCCGCAGTTTGTAAATACTTGGTAAACAGTTACATTGTCAAGATCTATCCCTTGACGATCTTTACATAGAAGTTTCTTGTCCTGGGACCATCAAACTCAGCGAAGTATATTCCCTGCCATGTGCCGAGAAGCAAAGTGCCATCCTCGATTATAACAGTTTCTGAAGCACCTACACAGCTTGATCTCAGATGTGCGGCAGAATTTCCTTCCATGTGTTTGAACTGTGGTCTGTCAGGATATGTTTTATCAAGTGCAAAAAGCAGATCGGTCTGAACATCGGGATCAGCATTCTCATTGATAGTAATTGCAGCAGTGGTATGCGGGCAGAAGATAACTGCTATACCACTTTCCACGCCTGATTCATTCAGTGTCTGTCTTACGTAACTGGTAATATTATACAGACCTTCTCTATCAGTCCTGATACTGTATTTTTTTAGCATGATACACCTCCGTCAGCTGAGGAACTGGCTCTCGGTTTCATTCTTTGAAGGTCTGCCCATAAGCTTCTTTATGCTTTCTCCAACAGGCGCACCCTCAAACAATACTTTTGCCAGTTCTTCGGTTATGGGCATCTCTATACCCATTTTCTTGGCAAGATCATAAGCATTCTTTGTGCAGGTATAGCCTTCTACGGTGCCTACCTGTCTTACCGCTTCCGTGGGATCAACTCCCTTACCGATAAGTATGCCTGCACGTCTGTTTCGGCTGTGCATCGAACAACAGGTAACGATAAGATCACCGATACCGCTGAGTCCTGCAAAGGTATCTCTCTTGGCACCCATAGCTATACCGAGCCTTTCGATCTCGCGTATACCGCGTGTCATAAGAGCAGCTTTGGTATTATCGCCCATACCCAAGCCGTCGCATACGCCTGCAGCCAGTGCTATGACATTTTTCAGCGAACCGCCTATCTCGCAGCCCATAACATCGTCATTGACATAAACACGGAAAGTGTTGTTTGAAAGGGTCTGCTGAATAAAATAAGCAGCATCTCTATCCTCGCAAGCGGTGCAGACAGTTGTGGGTATGCCCCTTGCAACCTCCTCTGCATGGGAAGGTCCCGTAAGCACAGCGATAGTATTTTCGGGGAAGCATTCCTTTTCTACCTGTGTCATGGTCTTTAAGCTGCCTGCTTCAAGACCTTTGGCTGTATTAACGATTATAGTGTCTTTGTCGATATATGGTACAGCTTCCTCGCAGACACTTCTGACAAAGTTGGAAGGTATACCGATAATGACCATATCCTTCCCTTTTACAGCTGAGATGTCGGTTGTAAGCTTTATGGTTTTATTTATCAGAACTCCGGGAAGCTTACTTTTGAGTTCTCCTGTTCTGTTTATAGTGTCGATCTCGTCCTGAAATTTACTCCATACTGTTACATCATGTCCTGCGTTGTCGCACATTATTGCAAGAGAAAGTCCGAAGCCTCCCGAACCTAGTATTGTGATATTTGCCATATTTCATACCTCCCGTTATTTTAATATCAAGTATCTATTCTTCAACAAAAAGCTCGTTCCATTTATATACAGATCCTTCTGCAGATATAATGATCACACATTCCTTGTGATATGGTTCATCATCAAACCACAGCCAACATTCAAAAACATAAGACCGATAGCCTTTGTATGCGTACAGAAATTCAAGTTTCATACCGCTATCAAGCATCTGAGAGAATTCAGCAAAGGATATCTCCTCTCTGACAGCTTTTCTTTCGGTATCGGTCTCGGTAAAAATATAGACTGTCAGATCCTGCTCTATATCGTTACTTAAAGTTTTGAAACCGACCTCTGATCTGCCTGTGTAACACAGCTTTTTATGGAAATTATATGCATTTCTTTCTGTAACATAAAAGCCGTCCGCAAAGGTAAAGGTCAGTACACCACAATCGAAGGATATTTTTTCTGCTCGGCTGTCGTGAAGAGAAATGCTGTTATCGTCGTTAGTATGCGAATATTTATACATAATACATCCCCTTCGTCTATGTCCGATATTATATCCCACGTGCGTGAAAATCATGTGTTAGTAAAAAGAATAATTACAGCAAACGGCAAAGACCGCAGGATCTGCGAGCGATCTTTGCCGAAAAGTGATGCCAGATTAAGCTTCTTTTTTCTTCTGTCCGAACTTATTCTCGGTACCGTTCATAAGTCGTTTGATATTGGCATGATGCAGTGAGATTATAAGTATGCATATCAGCACGCCCATTATAGTATTAGGGATCACTGCGTAATCATCCTTATAAACAAAGTTCTGCAAAATGAAAGTGAATGTAGGATAAGCGATGGATGCAAATATCGAACCTACAGACACATACCTTGTTGCCGCAAGCAATACTCCGAATACAACAAGTGCACACAAACAAGTCAAAGGATCAATGGCAAGAAGCGTAGTAGCTGCCAGCAGTACGCCTTTTCCTCCATGAAATCCGTAGAATATCGGGAAACAATGTCCCAGCATAACAAACAGGCCTGCAAGATATCCAATAAAATGGGGATCATCAAAAAACTCAACGCCCATAAGCTTGTGTACAACAAGACGACATACTACAACTGCGATAACGCCCTTTGCCAGATCACACAACAGTGTAGCCAGCGCAGGACCTTTGCCATAAACACGCAGAACATTGGTAAGACCTGCGTTTTTACTGCCGTAATCACGGATATCCTGTTTTTTCCATAATCTGCATACAATAATGGCAGAGTTAAGGCTGCCCAAAATATACGAAAATAAAACTGTGAATATTATAGCCAAAGCATTCATATTATATTAAGCTCCTGTCGGTCATTTAACATCATCCCTGTCGCGCTCTCTGATCTTGAAAACTATTGGAGTTCCATCAAGTGAGAAAGTCTCACGGATCTGGTTTTCAAGGTAACGCTGATAAGAGAAATGGAAAAGCTCAGCTCTGTTAACAAAGAATACAAATGACGGAGGATTTGTGGAAACCTGTGTCATATAGTATATCTTGAGCCTTCTGCCCTTATCGGAGGGCGGCTGTACGCGCTGTGTAGCATACGCCAGAACTTCATTCAGCTTACCTGTCGCAATACGGACAGAATTCTGTTCCTTGACATAGCGTATCATCTCAAACAACTTATCTATACGAAGACCTGTCTTTGCAGAAACAAAGACAAATGGTACATAGCTCATAAAGCTGAAATCATTTTCCAGCTTTTTGCGGAACTCATTCATGGTCTTGCCGTCTTTTTCAAGAGCATCCCATTTATTTACAGCAACAACGCACGCCTTACCTTTTTCGTGTGCATAGCCTGCCACCTTGCTGTCCTGCTCGGTAAAACCGACAGTGGCATCAATGACGATAACAGCCACATCTGCTCTGTCAACAGCCATATAAGCCCTTAGCACCGAATATTTCTCTACACTTTCAAGCACCTTGGATTTACGTCTGATACCTGCGGTATCAATGAATACGAATTTACCGAACTCATTTTCGATATCGGTATCGGTAGCATCACGGGTAGTACCTGCTATATCAGATACGATAACTCTCTCCTCACCACAGATACGGTTTATCAGCGAAGACTTACCAACATTAGGTTTACCGATAACTGCGACCTTTACAGCCTCTTCATCGTCCTCATCCTCTTCGACATCAGGCAGATATTTCAGAACTTCGTCAAGCATATCACCCGTACCGTGACCGTGAACAGATGATACAGGGAAAGGCTCACCGAGACCAAGATTATAGAACTCATAAAGCTCCATAGGCGGCTCACCCACGTTATCCACCTTATTTACGCAAAGCACAACAGGCTTGCCCGATTTGAGAAGCATCTGAGCGACTTCCATATCAGTAGAAGTCACACCGCTTTTGATATCTGTAACAAGTATGATAACATTTGCCGAAGTTATTGCAAGTTCAGACTGCCTTCTCATCTGAGAAAGTATGATATCATTGGATTCAGGCTCGATACCACCGGTATCCACCAGCATAAATTCCCTGCCCAGCCATTCACACTTACCGTAGATACGATCTCTGGTAACGCCAGGTGTGTCCTCGACTATAGAAAGCCGCTGACCTATAAGTTTATTGAAAAGCGTGGATTTGCCCACATTTGGTCTTCCGACCACTGCTACTACAGGCAGAACCATAACTATCATCTCCTTCCGTTTACTCTAAAACGCATACTCTTAAAATTATAGCATATCTTTATAAAAAAATCAACACCAAAATAAAAGGCAGAGGAAAATAAATTTCCTCTGCCCCGGTCATTCATTGTCAATTAAGACATAAGGTACCAATAGGCTTATGCGTCCTTCTTGATGACCTCAACGCCCTTGTAAAAACCACAGTTCTTGCACACTCTGTGAGGCGAAGTAAGCTCGCCGCAGTTGGAGCATCTGCTCAGTGCAGGCGCTTCAAGCTTCCAAACAGCTGAACGTCTTTTGTCACGTCTAGCCTTGGAGACTTTTCTCTTTGGTACTGCCATTTTGGCACCTCCTCTTCGGTAATAGTAACACCAGTTGTCATATCAGAACAGATCTTTCGGGCAATCACAATCGCCTTCATTCAGATCCTTGCCGCATTTGAAGCATAGACCCTTACAATCCTCTTTGCAGAGGATCTTCGTGGGAAGCTGGAGCAGCAGGTCAGAAATGACCAGTTCATCGAGCTCAAGAACATTATCCTCACAGATAACATACTCATCGTAGTCATCGCGTCCGCTGTGGAGCTGTCTGACAAGTATATGGCTGAGATCGTAACTGTACTCTCGCTCAAACTCTTTAAGACATCTGTCGCAGACCTGTGACAAAGTAAATACTACGCTGAAATCGAGCGTTACCACGCCCGCACGATTCTCGACCCTGCCTTTGACTGCTATAGGTGCTGTAAAATCATAAGACGAATACTCTCCGACCTGTTCGGGTGAGATCTCATAGTCAAACTCTTTGACCTCTCCAACGATATCGAAAAGCTCTTTCAGATGTATTTTCATAGTACACCTCAAACATCACAAACTCCATTATAACCCGAAGTCAGTGATTTGTCAATAGTTTTTTTGAATTTTTTTAGGATAAAATAAAATTTAACAAATTACTTGATGAAAGCCTTTACCTGAGCAGGCAGTTCTTCAACATCAGCAGATACTGTAAATACGATATTGATATCCTTTGCAAGTACAGCGACCTTCTTGATCATTTCACCCAGCTCATCATAGTTTCTGCCGCCTATCTTCAGGATGCCGTCAACAAATATATCCTGTATATCGTGATTGCCAGCCAGCAGACCTGCAACGAAACCATAGAAAGTCTCGAAGCTTGTAATGCCGTAATCCTCAGCATCAACAAGTCTTACACTGTGGGGTATATCGTAAGTGAGCTTCATGCCTCTTTCAATGCATACAACATTACCTGTTGCATTTTCGGCAGCCTTAACAATGGAGTCAACAAGTATCTTAGTCTTGCCTGTACCCTTTTTTCCCGGAATTAAATTAATCATAATAACTCTCCATTCTGCTTAATCAGCATTTATTTTAAACGGCGGTACCATAGCGGCGCCGCCGCATAATTCCTTGATATCAGCCCAGCTTTGCTTCAAGCGCAGCCTTATGATCCTCATAGCCGGGCTTGCCCAGCAGTGCGAACATATTCTTCTTATAACTTTCAACACCGGGCTGGTTGAAGGGATTAACACCCAGCATATAGCCCGAGATAGCACAAGCCTTCTCGAAGAAGTATATCAGTTCACCGAGGTTCTCCTCGTCGATCTTGTCAACATCTATCACCAGATTAGGAACACCGCCCTCGGTATGAGCGAGGATAGTACCCTCAAAAGCCTTCTGGTTAACAACAGACATATTCTGATTAGAAAGGAAGTTCAGACCATCTCTGTTCTCAGCATCCTCTTCAATGAAGAAGTCCTGCTTGGGAGTCTTGATATTCACAACAGTCTCAAACATGAGGTTTGAACCGTCCTGAATGAACTGACCCAGCGAGTGAAGATCGGTGGAGAAAGTAGCAGCAGATGGGAATATACCCTTGCCATCCTTGCCCTCACTCTCTCCGAAGAGCTGCTTGTACCACTCACCCATAAGTGTGAAAGCGGGATCATAGGAAACGAGCATCTCAACGCTCTTACCCTTTCTGTAAAGGATATTTCTTGCAGCAGCGTACTTATAGCAATCGTTGCCGTCATCATTAGCATACTTCTTCTGAGCATTCTGTGCGCCCTTCATCAGTGCATCTATATCGCAGCCTGCAACAGCGATAGGCAGAAGACCAACTGCTGTCAGTACAGAGAATCTTCCTCCTACATCATCAGGAACTACGAAAGTCTCATAGCCCATCTCATCGGAAAGCTCCTTCAGAGTGCCCTTAGCCTTATCGGTAGTAGCGAAGATACGCTCCTTAGCACCGTCCTTGCCATACTTATCTTCAAGAAGCTTCTTGAATACTCTGAAAGCAAGAGCAGGCTCGGTGGTAGTGCCGGACTTGGAAATAACATTAACTGCTACATCCTTGCCCTCGCAGATGCTCAGTACCTCGTTGAGGTAAGTAGCGCTTATATTGTTGCCGACAAAATAGATGTCGGGAGTATCCTTCTTCAGATTATTATAGAAGGGCGACTTCAGCAGCTCGATAGCAGCTCTTGCGCCGAGGTAGGAACCACCGATACCGATAACGATAAGCACATCAGCCATATCCTTTATCTTAGCAGCAGCAGCCTTGATCCTTGCGAACTCATCCTTATCGTAATCGGTAGGGAGCTCGACCCAGCCCAGGAAATCGTTGCCGGGGCCATTCTTGGCAGCAAGTGTGTTGTGAGCAGCAGTTACAGCAGGAGCGATAGCATCGAACTCATGATCTGCAACAAAGCCCTCAAGATATTTTGTTCTCAATGTAAGTGACATTATGATCAGCCTTTCTAAATAAATTGCTTTAATTTATTATACAATATTTTTTATGACTTTGCAAGTAATTTCAGGTAGACTTGTCACTTTTGTGCAATACTAACAAACTCAGCTTTAAATTTTTATCAGGTATAGTAATAATTTTTCCAAGCAAAATTTAAAGCTTTTTTGCTTGACAGCATTGTTTGTCACCAGTTGTGCGGTATAGATCGTCTCAGTTCCGTTCCTGCATATAAGTTTTCCGCAGATCTGACCCATCTCAACGGGCGCGGTGAGGATATCTTCTTTTTCAAAAGAGATATCAATACTGCCGGATGATCCGCTAGGAACTGCCACAGGAAAAAGCTCTCCAAATGTTACGGGAACGCTGTTTTTCTCTCCGCCTTCGACAGGTATATCATCCAGCATATCCTCCGAGATTTCGGGAGTATACAGTGAATACATATCAAAGCTCATATCCAGAAGCTTTTGGGCGATATCATCACACATAGACCGGTCTGTACACCCCAGAACAACAACCGCCACCTCCATGTCCCCTCGGCTTGCAGTTACAACAGAGCACTCTCCTGCTGCCGATGATGAACAGGCTTTCATTCCGGAGATACCTTTGTATGTTCTCACCAGACGGTTCAGATTTACAAGTTCCGCTTTGCCGCTGCGCACACGGTCTATCCAGGTTTTAAAATAGTCTGTAAGTATATCATACTTTACAAGTTCAGAAGCCAGTTTTGCTGTATCTGCCGCATCAGCGACAGTTCTGCTGTCAAGTCCGCAAACATCTGCATATTCAGTCAGTTTCATGTCAAGCAGCTTCGCTTTACGGTTCATCTGTGTTACAGCATTATCTGTTGAACCAAAGATATGTTCAGCGAGAGCCACTGCTGCATCATTAGCATTTCCAATCGT
Encoded proteins:
- a CDS encoding phosphatidate cytidylyltransferase, coding for MSTRIISAAVALVAAIILVALHSTFLINLAVGALSVLAVYEVFKAVGYDKYKYQNIACMAFAAIDAIVPYFIFRMHTLYFFSYRCYLGIFVLTMCILYLKDHKTLGFTDFFGMLGTTVLISYAFGTLIKLAQDDDIPFNVADGAKGRAQVYLMVISLAAAWLADSGAYFVGTFFNKTGREVHHPWPEISPNKTLEGLVGGVITNGLILVITSLVFDLVNPGFKVNYIVVFAAGMVSAIIGLVGDLTASMIKRQTGIKDYGNIMPGHGGVMDRFDSALLVVPFICYLASQGVLIVGTNI
- a CDS encoding isoprenyl transferase — encoded protein: MARKISCLGDNIIPPVHVGVIMDGNGRWAKKRGLPRKFGHREGAKNFRSITKHAKAVGIDYITFYAFSTENWKRPKDEVDAIMDLFEKYLDEVEDFIEENIRIRFIGDRSQLKPSLQAKMRHTEETSKDFDAMTLVLAINYGGRDEICHSVKTLAEQVKRGELDPQDITEDMIERNLYTEEIPPLDLVIRPSGEQRLSNFMIWQAAYAEFYYTNILWPDFKNADFDRAILDFCERNRRFGGI
- the frr gene encoding ribosome recycling factor; translation: MQEIKNKAKEKMEKSVNVMLSDFAAIRAGRANPAVLDKVKVDYYGSPTPVNQMAAVSVAEARILVITPWDKSTLKSIEKAIQASDIGINPQNDGQTIRLIFPQLTEDRRKEIVKDVKKGGEDTKVAVRSIRRDAIEKIKAKKKNNEITEDEQKDGEEAIQKITDKFIKEIDGHVAEKEKEILSI
- the pyrH gene encoding UMP kinase, with the translated sequence MGAKYKRILLKLSGEALAGDKKMGLDYDIINTFGKSIKRVVDAGVEVGIVVGGGNFWRGRSSGAMDRTRADHIGMLATAMNALAVADGLENCGMEVRVQTAISMPQVAEPYIRNKAMRHFEKGRVCIFGCGTGNPFFSTDTAAALRAAEIEADIFLKATMVDGVYDKDPHKYDDAVKYDTLTFSEVLEKGLQVMDSTAAALCKDNNIPVLVFDLARPDNIFDACMGENVGTLVSAE
- a CDS encoding secondary thiamine-phosphate synthase enzyme YjbQ, yielding MLKKYSIRTDREGLYNITSYVRQTLNESGVESGIAVIFCPHTTAAITINENADPDVQTDLLFALDKTYPDRPQFKHMEGNSAAHLRSSCVGASETVIIEDGTLLLGTWQGIYFAEFDGPRTRNFYVKIVKG
- a CDS encoding NAD(P)H-dependent glycerol-3-phosphate dehydrogenase, which encodes MANITILGSGGFGLSLAIMCDNAGHDVTVWSKFQDEIDTINRTGELKSKLPGVLINKTIKLTTDISAVKGKDMVIIGIPSNFVRSVCEEAVPYIDKDTIIVNTAKGLEAGSLKTMTQVEKECFPENTIAVLTGPSHAEEVARGIPTTVCTACEDRDAAYFIQQTLSNNTFRVYVNDDVMGCEIGGSLKNVIALAAGVCDGLGMGDNTKAALMTRGIREIERLGIAMGAKRDTFAGLSGIGDLIVTCCSMHSRNRRAGILIGKGVDPTEAVRQVGTVEGYTCTKNAYDLAKKMGIEMPITEELAKVLFEGAPVGESIKKLMGRPSKNETESQFLS
- the plsY gene encoding glycerol-3-phosphate 1-O-acyltransferase PlsY — its product is MNALAIIFTVLFSYILGSLNSAIIVCRLWKKQDIRDYGSKNAGLTNVLRVYGKGPALATLLCDLAKGVIAVVVCRLVVHKLMGVEFFDDPHFIGYLAGLFVMLGHCFPIFYGFHGGKGVLLAATTLLAIDPLTCLCALVVFGVLLAATRYVSVGSIFASIAYPTFTFILQNFVYKDDYAVIPNTIMGVLICILIISLHHANIKRLMNGTENKFGQKKKEA
- the der gene encoding ribosome biogenesis GTPase Der; protein product: MVLPVVAVVGRPNVGKSTLFNKLIGQRLSIVEDTPGVTRDRIYGKCEWLGREFMLVDTGGIEPESNDIILSQMRRQSELAITSANVIILVTDIKSGVTSTDMEVAQMLLKSGKPVVLCVNKVDNVGEPPMELYEFYNLGLGEPFPVSSVHGHGTGDMLDEVLKYLPDVEEDEDDEEAVKVAVIGKPNVGKSSLINRICGEERVIVSDIAGTTRDATDTDIENEFGKFVFIDTAGIRRKSKVLESVEKYSVLRAYMAVDRADVAVIVIDATVGFTEQDSKVAGYAHEKGKACVVAVNKWDALEKDGKTMNEFRKKLENDFSFMSYVPFVFVSAKTGLRIDKLFEMIRYVKEQNSVRIATGKLNEVLAYATQRVQPPSDKGRRLKIYYMTQVSTNPPSFVFFVNRAELFHFSYQRYLENQIRETFSLDGTPIVFKIRERDRDDVK
- the rpmF gene encoding 50S ribosomal protein L32; translated protein: MAVPKRKVSKARRDKRRSAVWKLEAPALSRCSNCGELTSPHRVCKNCGFYKGVEVIKKDA
- a CDS encoding YceD family protein, with protein sequence MKIHLKELFDIVGEVKEFDYEISPEQVGEYSSYDFTAPIAVKGRVENRAGVVTLDFSVVFTLSQVCDRCLKEFEREYSYDLSHILVRQLHSGRDDYDEYVICEDNVLELDELVISDLLLQLPTKILCKEDCKGLCFKCGKDLNEGDCDCPKDLF
- a CDS encoding glucose-6-phosphate isomerase — its product is MSLTLRTKYLEGFVADHEFDAIAPAVTAAHNTLAAKNGPGNDFLGWVELPTDYDKDEFARIKAAAAKIKDMADVLIVIGIGGSYLGARAAIELLKSPFYNNLKKDTPDIYFVGNNISATYLNEVLSICEGKDVAVNVISKSGTTTEPALAFRVFKKLLEDKYGKDGAKERIFATTDKAKGTLKELSDEMGYETFVVPDDVGGRFSVLTAVGLLPIAVAGCDIDALMKGAQNAQKKYANDDGNDCYKYAAARNILYRKGKSVEMLVSYDPAFTLMGEWYKQLFGESEGKDGKGIFPSAATFSTDLHSLGQFIQDGSNLMFETVVNIKTPKQDFFIEEDAENRDGLNFLSNQNMSVVNQKAFEGTILAHTEGGVPNLVIDVDKIDEENLGELIYFFEKACAISGYMLGVNPFNQPGVESYKKNMFALLGKPGYEDHKAALEAKLG
- a CDS encoding D-alanyl-D-alanine carboxypeptidase family protein — encoded protein: MAIFRKLFVFILCLILSGCMMSECSFAEKVSVEDMLYAMPAREIIAVECNTGQVLFEKNSCEKTEISHLAKLMLVLLAAEKLKSGELSLTDTVTVSANANSMPAPQIWLDKNEKISAEELLKAITIGNANDAAVALAEHIFGSTDNAVTQMNRKAKLLDMKLTEYADVCGLDSRTVADAADTAKLASELVKYDILTDYFKTWIDRVRSGKAELVNLNRLVRTYKGISGMKACSSSAAGECSVVTASRGDMEVAVVVLGCTDRSMCDDIAQKLLDMSFDMYSLYTPEISEDMLDDIPVEGGEKNSVPVTFGELFPVAVPSGSSGSIDISFEKEDILTAPVEMGQICGKLICRNGTETIYTAQLVTNNAVKQKSFKFCLEKLLLYLIKI